The Achromobacter spanius genome includes the window CCGCGTGCAGCGACGAATCCTTCAGCCGCCCGATGCGAATGGCTAGATCGGTGCGCCGTTCCAGCAAATCGATATTGCCTTCGTTGCTGTTGAGCTCCAGCTCCACTTGCGGATAACGCTTGCGGTAGCCCGGCACCAGCGGCGCGATGACGTGCAGCATGAACGGTGACGCGGCATCCACGCGCAACAAGCCGGCCGGCTGATTGCGCCGCACATTCATCAGGTCTTCGGTTTCTTCCACCGCCGCCACGATGCGGCGCACCTGTTCCAGATAGGCGCGACCTTCTTCGGTCAGTTCCAGCCGGCGCGTGGTTCGTCGCATCAGCGTGGTTTGCAGCTTTTCTTCCAGCCGGCTCATGGTGCGGCTGGTAGCCGAAATAGTCTGCCCCAGCACGTCGGCGGCAGCGGTGATGGACCCGCTGTCCACCACCGCGATAAAGACCTGCATTTCGTCGAGTGTGGTTTTCATGTTTGACGTTATATCAAAAGTCTTTCGCCAATACAGGGCTTTTTCTGCAAGGATCGGGCGGGCACACTGCATGCATTCCCGGGCCATCGCCGCCTGGATCTTCACCCCCAATTTTGGAGTTTTACATGAGCATTCCCCAATTCGGCGTCGGCACGTTCCGTCTGCAAGGCCAGGTCGTCATTGATTCCGTGCGCAACGCGCTGGACGTCGGCTACCGCGCCATCGATACCGCGCAGATCTACGAAAACGAAGCCGACGTCGGCCAAGCCATCGCCGAATCCCGCGTGGCGCGCGCAGACCTGTTCATCACCACGAAAATCTGGGTGCCCAACATGGCGCAGGACAAGCTTGTACCCAGCCTGGAGGACAGCCTGGCCAAGCTGCGCACCGACTACGTGGACCTGACCCTGATCCACTGGCCCGCGCCCGGCAACGGGGTGTCGATCGCGGAGTGCATGGGCGCGCTGGCCGACGCCAAGTCGCAAGGCCTGACGCGCCAGATCGGTATCTCGAACTTCCCCATCGCCGAAACCCGGGAAGCCATCGAAGCCGTGGGCGCTGACGCCATCGCCACCAACCAGATCGAACTCAGCCCCTATCTGCAGAACGCCGCGCTGACCGCCTTCCTGAAGGAACAAGGCATCCACGTCACGTCGTACATGACGCTGGCCTACGGCAAGGTGCTGAAAGACCCGGTCATTCAGCAGATCGCCCAACGCCACAACGCCACGCCCGCGCAAGTGGCGCTGGCCTGGGCGCTGCAACGGGGCTATTCCGTGATCCCCTCGTCGACCAAGCGCGACAACCTGGCCAGCAACCTGCTCGCCCTGCAACTGCGCCTGACCGAAGAAGACATGACGCAAATTGCCGCGCTGGAACGCAAAGGGCGCGAAGTCAGCCCCGACGGGCTGGCCGCGAAGTGGGACGAATAGGAGCAGGACGAACAGGCGTAGGACGATCAGGCGTCGTCACACGCTTGTCGGGCGTTTCCCGCATGATCGCCACGAAGGCGTCGACCAAGGGGTTGTGGTTGTCCGGATGGCGGGCGGCGGCCAGTTCCGCGCGGAAGGCGCCGGGGCCGCGTATGCCCACGTAAGCCAGCACATCCATGCGCATCCGAGCCAGTGACGCCGGCACGACCGCTGCGCCAAAGCCGGCTTCGACCAAGGTCAGAATCGTGGGAATCATGCTTTCCTGCACGATGTTGGCGGGCTTGCCCGCCACTTCGATCATCTGCCGCAGCACCTGGCTGAAGTAGCGCGAGCGATCGCGCGCATAACCCACCAACTCAAGCTCAAGCACCTGCGCCATCGTCACCCAGCGCTTGGCCGCCAAGGGGTGATCCGCCCGCAACGCCAACACCATCGGCTCGGAATACAGCGACACCGGCGCCAGGTCGGCATCCGCGAAGGGCGGCCGCAACAATGCCAGGTCCAGGCGCCGCTGGTGCAGGGCTTCGGGCATCTCGCTTGAATTCATCTCTTGCAGGTCGAGCATCACGCCGGGATAGCGCTGGCGAAACGCGAATAGCGCCTGCGGCACATTCGAATACGCCGCGCTGGGCGTCAGGCCGATGGTCAATTGACCGGCCTCGCCGCTGGCCGCCTGCCGCACATGGCGGATGGTTGCGTCATGCTCGGCGGCCATCATCCGGATGCGGCGTTGCAGTTCAGCGCCCGCCGATGTCAGCCGGACAGATCGGGTGGTGCGCTCCAGCAACTGCACGCCCAGCTCTTCTTCCAGCTTGCGCACGCTTTGGCTCAAGGGCGGCTGGCTAAGATGCAGCCGTTGCGCGGCGCGTCCAAAATGCAGTTCTTCCGCCACCACGGCAAACACGTGCAGCAATCGGCTGTCGATCAGCATTTATTTTCCTGGTGAATCAATAGACAGAGAATAAGGTATTAGACAACCTAATCCCCCTTTCCTACTATGCGCTGACAAATCAACCGGGGGATGCCATGCGCACGACTACTGCAACCATCAAACTTCTGGCCGGCGCCTTCGCCGCCAGCCTGTCCGTGGCGTCCGCCAACGCCTGGGCACAAGCCGCGTATCCCACGCAGGCCATCAAGTTCATCGTGCCCTACGCGGCAGGCGGCAGCTCAGATACGCGCTCGCGCCAACTGGCGCAAAAGCTGAGCGATTCGCTGGGCGTGCCGGTCGTGGTGGACAACAAGCCAGGCGCCAGCGGCAACATCGGCACCGGGCAGATCGCCACCGCCAAGCCCGACGGCTACACCATCGGCCTGGGCAACTTCGCGCCGCTGGCGGTCAACAAGGCGCTGTACACCATGCCCTTCGACCCGGCGCGCGACCTGACGCCCATTGCGCTCATCGAGCGTGGCCCCATGGCGCTGGGTGTAAGCGACAAGTCGCCCTACGCCAACCCCGCCGCGTTGATCGAAGACGCCAAGCGCAACCCCGACAAGCTCAACTATGCGTCCACCGGGGCCGGTAGC containing:
- a CDS encoding LysR substrate-binding domain-containing protein, whose protein sequence is MKTTLDEMQVFIAVVDSGSITAAADVLGQTISATSRTMSRLEEKLQTTLMRRTTRRLELTEEGRAYLEQVRRIVAAVEETEDLMNVRRNQPAGLLRVDAASPFMLHVIAPLVPGYRKRYPQVELELNSNEGNIDLLERRTDLAIRIGRLKDSSLHAVPLGQSRVRVLASPAYLAQHGTPKRVADLSTHTLLGFSQLEALNEWPLLDADGQALHVKPGVRAHSGETLRQLALNAGGIVCLSDFMTRADRESGALQQVLPRHTQDVRQPINAVYYRNTAISSRIKSFIDYVVETVGPNGFSEPAGR
- the dkgB gene encoding 2,5-didehydrogluconate reductase DkgB; amino-acid sequence: MSIPQFGVGTFRLQGQVVIDSVRNALDVGYRAIDTAQIYENEADVGQAIAESRVARADLFITTKIWVPNMAQDKLVPSLEDSLAKLRTDYVDLTLIHWPAPGNGVSIAECMGALADAKSQGLTRQIGISNFPIAETREAIEAVGADAIATNQIELSPYLQNAALTAFLKEQGIHVTSYMTLAYGKVLKDPVIQQIAQRHNATPAQVALAWALQRGYSVIPSSTKRDNLASNLLALQLRLTEEDMTQIAALERKGREVSPDGLAAKWDE
- a CDS encoding LysR family transcriptional regulator, with amino-acid sequence MLIDSRLLHVFAVVAEELHFGRAAQRLHLSQPPLSQSVRKLEEELGVQLLERTTRSVRLTSAGAELQRRIRMMAAEHDATIRHVRQAASGEAGQLTIGLTPSAAYSNVPQALFAFRQRYPGVMLDLQEMNSSEMPEALHQRRLDLALLRPPFADADLAPVSLYSEPMVLALRADHPLAAKRWVTMAQVLELELVGYARDRSRYFSQVLRQMIEVAGKPANIVQESMIPTILTLVEAGFGAAVVPASLARMRMDVLAYVGIRGPGAFRAELAAARHPDNHNPLVDAFVAIMRETPDKRVTTPDRPTPVRPAPIRPTSRPARRG
- a CDS encoding Bug family tripartite tricarboxylate transporter substrate binding protein: MRTTTATIKLLAGAFAASLSVASANAWAQAAYPTQAIKFIVPYAAGGSSDTRSRQLAQKLSDSLGVPVVVDNKPGASGNIGTGQIATAKPDGYTIGLGNFAPLAVNKALYTMPFDPARDLTPIALIERGPMALGVSDKSPYANPAALIEDAKRNPDKLNYASTGAGSASHLSSELFKDQAGVNATHVPYRGGAPAVNDLIAGNVDFYIELPSLFLPHASGATPRIRMLAVAADKRVPGLPDVPTFKELGMPDMVVSNWFGVVAPAGTPPEVIKTLNEHINRALQDKSYREIVESQGGEVAGGTPEQFSAFIASESERWTQLIRQKQIKVQ